From the genome of Tenrec ecaudatus isolate mTenEca1 chromosome 1, mTenEca1.hap1, whole genome shotgun sequence:
TGAAAGTTTGTATTTAGTTCAGGAGGATAAGCCTGAACTCATTCCTTGTTTGCCTTGCAGTTCTTCAGCTAGCTCCTCGTGGCTCAAGAAGGAAAATCTATAAACGCCACAATCATGAGTGTGAGCTATGTCACTGTGCGATTCAcagcaacattttctttcttggtgtcttggtttttGTCCTGTTACTTGGGGCACTGATTTGGAAATTTGCATTGGATAGATCATATCAGCTAtagtttcttagatatggtgTTCCACTTTCTTAGATTTCCTCAAGACAAAATTGGAGCTAGAGAAAGAAAGCTAGGCGTTTTGTAAACTGAGCTGGTCAAACCAATCTGTCATTGGCTACTGTAGTCACTCATTTTTTAATGGTTgttgtttggtggtggtgggtttaTTTCCCATGTTGCCTACTGTAACTttcttttgaaatatttaaattctCTTTTCTTCACGAAGGATAAAGGAcatgttttctcatttttattaCATTTCAGAGATCACGTGGCTATGGATACGGAGAGAGAGCAAACAGAGTAAGATGCAGTTATAAACCACCTTTCTTAGGCTGTCTCTGCAACCCAGTTTCCTCTGTGTTCTTTGCCTTTCCGTATAGCATCAGAACCTTGAGGCTTGTGATGGCCACGTAATCTCTGGTcaacttgaggctattaagagggaaggggtggagtctagcctgtcagtcaggtcacagcctgatgatgcctccttgtgggcagggccttctcatcaggattctgggaacttcctctcgtcctccctggaggtggtcaCTCTCTTTCAGCtacacattcctattgacaagccacatggtgccacactgatggcagacaGAGTCCTGGAgaggcttccactaccactggatccacaagacttttctcccaccggcctgtggtcttcttgtgttaggcatcattgcatgtgttgtgttaatctaaagaggaatgtatggactagtatgggacttATGGAATAATGTCGGACTAATGGAATTTCTctgaactgggctaggatgttttctcaatatacaattgctctttgatcaaaaagctctctcttaggagtgttcctggatttgtttttctggtcaactCAGCCTAACATCCGGGCCCTTCAAGATTAGCCAAACGTACTGAACTTGTGAAAAGTACATCACCAGATTTTATGTGTTCGTAGCTGTGAGTACAGATTTATAAGACTATTTCCCACGGATTTAGGAACTTGTGACTTTTATTTTCATTACAATATAGCAAAAATAGTAAGCAACAGACTTTTATTGCTAATAATACTTGGTACAAATTGAAATGTGTCAATGCTTTGCTTATTTCATAAAATCAACACATTTGTTTCACAATATGCTTTTCCGTAACTGTTTTCAAAGAAAATTCATCTGAGGTTAGGCTGTTGGGAATTTTAAACAGCATGTTTGAATGACAGCATTTAAGATGGGTAGATATTGTCAAACATTATACTGATGACTATTCCTGTCTATTAAACAGAAAACTTCCTCTCCCTTTACTCCCTGCCCAGCATGAGAATTGTGGAGACCCCAGCTAAGTACAAGACTTATAAGTGATTGTTCTGATTTATAGGATCCTGGATGGGACCTTGTTAAGGGCTGGTTATATAAGAGAAATCACATAATTATAAAAGTGTTATATATGCCCATAATCTATTTGAAAAGCATAAAACTTACTTTTTTTCATATTTCGTAAAATTTTCAAActctaaaaaaaggaagaaaagaaaatgttagttTTTCTTATGAAATCTAAGACATTTTCATCAATAGAAAGAGACCACAGTAAAAAAGATTTACTTCCTAAAATAGCCATGAAAAGGTCCAGTGGTTTTTCTATACTGACGGTTTTAATTCAATGAAAGGTCACTACGTGATTTGATTTGGGAATTTTTCCTCAGCCTCAAAATTTCTGCATTTTGAAATAGTGCTATCAGAATagtaatgggaaaaaatgaattcCTCAGTTCCCTTTCTTGATCAGGACAATTCCAGAACTCACAATAACATGTGAAGGCAGCTGTGATATATAATCATCCCCGTTGAAGCCCATTTCTCTGTGGGTGTTGTTGAGTGCCTTTAGAACAGCCCTACGTATAACAGACCAAACCCGGGGGGAATCTGCCCCATCATCATAGTTGccgtgatgtttgagcccattgttgaaaccacagattcagtccatctcattgaggagcgTCCTCGTTTGCTCTGACCCtcgactctaccaagcatgaggtccttttgcAGGGCCTGTTCTCTTCTGAGACCAtagccaaagcacatgagacagttGGACCATACTCACTCCTAAGAAGTctgctggctgtatttcttccaagacagatttgtttgttcttctggaagcccatggaactgtcagtattctttaccaaccccataattcaaatacatcaatattTCCTTTAGGtcaattattttatttgaatttctAGGAATTCTTTATATGTTAGAGAAGAAACCCCAGTTGGCTATGATGCCAGTTGTAagtatgcttctccagtttgttctttagcttttgtttttaaggtgattattattgttgttgttgttgccattctGAATTTTCTGTTTTGTAATATAACTAGATTCACATAAATCCCCCTTTCCCCTAGACTTTCAATCACAATGAGAAAGATCACTCCTACTTCTAGGTTATAAAGGAATCTCCCTGCTCTTTTTCTCTTAAGTACTTCTAAACCTGTGTAttcttggtttattttttattttgcatttgaaTAGTTTATCCATCTAGAACTGACCCTAGTATAGGTGTGGGAATATGGATTCCACTTTAGCTTTTATCCCCAACATACTAGGTTGATTTCTAGTTCGTTTCCCCCAATGCTTTGGGATGCCATCTTCATCATACCCGAAACTGGACATATTTGGATCTGTACTTTCTGTTCTGCCGGTATGTGGTTATGTTGATGGACCAGTAATGAAGCCTTTGCAATATTTTAATTCTGGTAAGACTAtcctctttttgttgtttttctttttctgtctattcttactcatttttaaaaattattattcttactcttttttttctcccaataTTGGGCTAGTCTGTCTAGTTGCCAGGGGAAAAGTCACTATATTTATTTAGCCTCTTCTCAGGGTATAAATTAATCTCAGTAAGAAAAAACTCTTAATTAACTGGTCTGTATCTTCTTTTTGGTTTCATTCTATTAACTTTGGTGATTATGAGACACACAATCTATTGTTTAGATAGTTAATTTAATGTGTGATCCTGATGAGAGGGGAGGAAAACCTTCAGTAATAGAAAGACTCTAAAACACCCCTCTTCTTTACCTTACTCCTTGTGAAGTTTTTCCCAGGAGTCTTCAGCATCTCTTTTGAAGATGTTGAGTTTTCCGTGGTATCGTGAAAACTAGTAGAATAAGTTTCTACAGCCTGGGCCTGCAAACCTAAGAATCAGACAGGGaagccaaaaaagaaaagaagtattttgttaaaaaacaataaaattttaaatgtttcatggtgcaatttcttttttttttttcctttttttgtgtgtgtaatttCTTAAGCATTCAGATTATATAGAGATATGTATTTAGTAAACCTAGCTTGGCCTTCTTagacattatttttaaatatatatatgggcttttatttttttaaaatatttttatttatgtcataagaactaattattattttaaaaataggttattgtaattaaatcatatcaagaaaaaatgTACAAGCATTACCACAGTCAAATTtagcatattttcttctttcttatattccTTGTTATTAACTCCCTATTTCTCCACAACCctctcctgccatacccccaagaaaccattaatccaatcgctgtctctatggatttcccccatcctggatttcatatatcaaaaaacatacaaaataaagaAACGAAAAAGCTAACAATGATAGcaaaacaaaagagagaaaactctcaatcaaaaagaaagcagaaaatatttaaaactagaacaactttaaaataggtcaaaagagaaaacaaatgacaaggtgttaaaTTGGAAACGAACTACATCTTCCATAATCAACTTTCCAGCGCACTCTGCATGATATCAAGCCTATTCATATCCCGGGacggtggtcagaggggattcacaagAGGCTTCGTTCAAGCAATTTACCCTTAACCCATTTTTCCCCTTTTAAACTGAAACGACTTTTAAACGGGTCAAAAGGGGGGTCAAATAAAATGTTACATAATGTACGATAATTGTGTCTATAATATTccctgtctgataacaagactaTTCCCACCGCTCGACTCCGAGCAGAGGGGACTCACGGAGGCTTTGCATAcacccctgcaaatggattttgggctgccACGGTCATTTATAGCTTTCACAGTTCACGATGTAAGCTCGGATACTACTCCCTCCCTTGGATTTGGAGGACAttctttataatccttggatcacacaggctggtgtgcttccgccATATGCACTTAGTTGACACCTtacttagacggctgcttgtttgaggACAAGCCTTCACGAACCCAGAGGCTATTCTTTTGGATAGCCAGTcacccatctagtttcttcatcacactttgctacagcattcatctcctcagggatctcttcatgagggcgagtatcaagcagggtcatgccataagaacgaattgttcttggattgggatgAAAATTAAGCGCAagacccaaatccattcatgcatctatggtttatatatgagggggtaccccccttccaaaaaaaaaaacaactaggaAAAAGCTCTGTTGTGAGAAGCTTtcaaagtacacattttccccactaggcaagtATCCAGCAACGCACTCTGAGTTAATGTACCCAGTGGCGTCGcccgggaaggttctctctgatcagtgaatttttttgtaaaagcagtttcagttgactctcattttttgtgatgaccaatttaagagaacaccctgaggctgtgaaattttgtttcctgtttgggaaaaaatgctcagaaactgttgtgatgttgaacacagtttagaaGGCCAGCGTTAAGGGAAAAACTCAAAACTATTTATATCCCCTGTGAataaacatgccgtgctttgaaagaacagctctgaagcgacccagacttttttccaacGTCATTGAGACAGGGTGCTATTTTTACagcccccaaagcaaacatcaatgaagccagtggaagatgccatcataaccttgttccccaccccacccccatgcttgtcaagtgaaatcaaagatcaagacaatgctcacttgtttcttttgatgtgagggggatagtgtagttagagtttgttccaccaggtcagactggtcATCTgacctatttagaggttctgaaaagattgaataacagtgtgcaacaaaaaaggtctgatttatggcagatggggggctggttttgctaccatgacaatgtacctgctcatgcagccatctcagtgtgtcagtttttggcaaaaaaacaaacaaacaaaaataaaccagcatgtctctcttgccctacacaccgtactcacctgacctccctctgtgtgacttctttttgtttacatGACTTAAGAGGGACaaaaaaggacagcaatttgaagatataggagaggtggagaaaaaaatgagggaggtgttgtcagccatccaaacagatgagtttgaaaatgtttctaagaatggaatcgcagatttaacaaatgtattaagtgtaatggaaagtgctttgaaggtgataaggttgttttgtaaagaaaaattaaatacgtAGGTTTGAAAAAAATCCGGTGTATTTTGGGTACTCCCtggtatgtctctggttcaccttagagacaccaGGATCAtgttctgttagagaacattatcaatcatctccatggggcataaggtaattctacggattgtgtcattaatttagccagtggtatcaaatttaaaacacaattgaggaAAGGAGATTGATTATACAAGTATAAGCTGGCTACtacaatacatgaattattgcgatacatgaattattgacctGCACAGATTAAACCTAAGAGACTGGACACTATATACATGAACAATGGGGATTGGAGAGAAGGGAAAACTTTCAATATAAGTCACTGACAGTGGCGGAAGCAGGCCTACCAGATTAGCGCACAGCTGAAGGaaacaggagggcattaaaatagaaaGGGGATGATGGTCGGGGGCCACCCTTCTTTGAGCACTTGCAaggcaagagagggagcccaagtCACTATGGGTTTTCGATGTAGTCTTATCTTTTCACTCTGAAGTaggtgaagatttatagactaATGTATTGTTTTTATTGGACTTGATCATTCTCTGTATCTTTCCCACAGAGGTCCCACGCTATTATTAGCCTTTAACATTctcacttttgtttcttttttgagcGGAAATACTGCCACTTACAATCGTCATCAGCAAGAACGAAGGATTCGAGGGTCCTCTCTGGgagtggaggtggtggggaaggACGATCATGAGGTAGATCTAGGGTAAGGAGAGTAAatacagcaaaacaaacaaaatactccACCGTTCAAAGTTCATAATGGCTTTAGAGAACTTTCCAAATTAGTCAGTAATCATCTGTAACTAACAAATATATTATCCAAACAATGACCACAATCAATCTCCAACTTACTGTGTCTcgccccacctcccccccaaCTCTACGGTAACTTGGTTCTGATATGTCAAAACCCTCTAATTTCCCCCCTTTTTAGTCCTCATTAGTATTGCCTCTAATTATCAGTATTTTTATAAACCTGATCCTTATTTGTCTTTCAACATCTGGGATAGAACATCAGAGAATGATAACATTGGCAAACTATGCCTTACACCATTGTATGTAGTACATGTTATTAACCATAAGATCTATAAAACAATATAACCAGACAGTCACAGGTGCATTTCATATTAGCTCACATGTACTAAAATCCCTATTATGTGTCATGACCAGGAGCTTTGTTCTTCAGGCTCTTTAGCCAATGAGCCCTTGATTTATCAAACATTCGTTACAAaagcattctttaaaaaatttgaacCTGAATTCAGTCACGCTTCTAGATCTAATTTCTATGTACAGGATATTCGGGGAGGTAGAGGAGCATGTTAAATAAAATCAGTCAAATCCAGAATGCCAGCCACCTTAGGGCAAGTGACCTACTTTCTTGAAGAAATAAATGGCATGGGAAATGATAAAATGAGGAAACTGGTTGCATATCAAAGGGGTTTAAGAAACATAAAACTAAATGCATTGTCTATACTGCATTCAAAGTCAAATAAATCCAGCgataaaaaatatttataaaataaagatgGAAAGAGATTCTATTTAAAATAGTATTATTTGTACCAAGGAGAAGAATTCTAAAATCTTGTCTTCACCTGCTCTTGACAAAACAAAACTCCTAGTTAGGGACAAccaaaaataaaccaacaaacaGTGGAAGCTATTGTGGAAACCCTCAGATTTCTTGAGGTAAATTACTCTAAATTTTATAAGGCAGTTTCACAGTATAGGTTCTTAGGGCTTCAATGTcatccaacccaaaccaaactcactgccgttgagtcgatgccaacccatAGCTATCCCATAGACCAATGTgagtcttgatgggagcagaaagctcctctttctctcccagtggctggtggttttgaactgctgaccttgcatgtagcagcccagtgtgtagcaactgtgccaccagggctcctaaatgttATCTCAAGTCAaagattaaatatttatatatatatatacatttttacctGTGTTGGTGCTATGGAGTTTTACactctgaaaaagaaaagaagaaaagtaagacaagaatatgtacataaatctatctaAGTTCAAAGTAATGGCATATTTGAAATTGCATTTCATTGGCCTACAGAAATGGATATAAGATCCTATTTTTTCCTAATTCTTATGAATGATGAAAAGTCATCTTTAACTCTTTGTTATAATCTGGCACTTAGTCCTAAATTGATCCCTTCTGAGTCATTTCCCTTCTGCTTAGATTATTGCCCTGAAAATGTAATTAGAGGTTAATTATTGAAATCGAATAGTTACTTCATGGCATTGCAATAGGATTGTCTTTTTGTGTGTGGAGTTAGAGATAGATCAACATACGTGTGCATATTATCAACAAGCCAATGCCAACTAGTAGTGCATTAAAGTGGCCGTTTTAAAAGGCAGAAGAATCCTTGTCTACCCCACTTTATAATTGTAGACAGTTTAAAGTATATTTATTTAGTTACTTTGCTGGCAGCTGAGATTTCAAGATGAGCAtcccaaacaaaaacagaaagccCACAGCTGTGGAGCTGGGTCCAAGCCCGAGCAACcgtctagggcagggagacgttcTCCTGCTCCTGAGGGTCTGAGGCggcgactctttacaggagtagaaagcttcaacttTCTTCCAGAAACAGGGAACACCAATTACACAAGGTTAATTTGGGGCTGTTATAAATTAGGTGGGGCTTACATTTCCGATTAGCAGTTTCGTACTCAAACGTTTAAACCACCCATCAAGCCCCCAAGAGTTCACCCCTCACCTGCTCCTGGTTTCTCCTCACCCTCTTGTGGGTGGATTTTAAACCATATGCACATCTCTTACTTTAAGGAAATTGCCGCCCACACAAAACaatgcatataatatgcaaaaatCCACAATTATGAAacccccaactcactgctgtcaagtcgattctgacccatagcaaccctataggacagagtagaattgcccctatggatttcagagactgtaactcttcataggagtagaaagcctgacgcacctatcttccaaggagcagttgatggtttcaaagtgctagcctagagttagcagcccaacgtgtaacccaccaccccaccagggcgCGTCACTgataaaattccaactcatagcaactctgaaggacaggggagaactgcccctagaCGATAACTCTGCGTGAGTaaaaaaggctcatctttctctcgaggagcagctggtggtttcaaactgctgactttgagggtagcagcccaacttggaaccactacgccaccagggctgctttagcAATTATGCAAGGAGCACCTTATTGCGGTTAGTGTGATATAGTCTACCAAATGACTAATGCAAATAAGCTATCTACTCATGAATAATTTCTTATTTTTGCCTTAACCATCTTTCCAGGCGTTATTATTCAAGTCTCTTCTTTCACTAAGCCTTCTCTGATCACTTCCCACCTGAAGATGTCGCCAACAATCCAGATCTCTTTCTACGTTTCATGTTGCCCTGGCCATAGTGCCCTTGTTATAATCAACATGGGCAAAAATAAAGACTCCTGTTCATGTCCTGTATCTCTATTACTTGACTAGCTGTCCCTTGAGGGCATGAGTTACATCTTCTACATCGTTTAATTTCCCACTCCCTCTAGCATGGAGTCTTGGAAGTAGTAATATCTACTTGATATTTATTGAGTGAtatttttgaaaacaatgagTCAGTTGAATCCAAATGAAAAAAGGTGCTTGACCTGGCTTGGTCTGAGTCTCACAGAGTCGTCAAATTCCTGTGATTCGGATGTTCTGCTCCATTCCGGTGACGGTTCCATTTTTACGCTTAAAACTGAAGATAAGGGGTTGGGAGTACTCAGTGGGAattctcctggggagaaagaaaaggaaatatggTCTAATTCCTGGAGGCATGGCCGTAAGAGCGAGTGTTACTCAGCAGTAGCACACGGGAGGCTACAAGGCCCTGGTCCATCCACTCGCAGGGAAACTACTCACCAGCCTCCTCCACCACGATGAACGATTCCGGCGTCCGCTCGGGCAGTGGAGGGGGGATTTCATCATCTGCCTTTGGAGACCTTGCTATCCAAAACGCCAGAGACATAATCACAACGGGTTACCAGAACATCCCAAGAAAATCCTTATGTCCTAATCTTGATTACATGCCGTAAAGCACTACTCTAGTGTAAGCTGCTACCTGTTCATTCAAGGGAAACAACGCAAAGGAAAACAAAGTTCTCTCCCCTTAAGTAGCAACCTCAGGGGCGTTTCCTTATTCTCCACATTGTCGTCTATTTGAAGAGCCGGAAAGTATTTTCATGGAGACACTGGGTCTATTGGAGACATCCTCATAGCAAAGATGCAGTGACTACAAGTAGAAGCATTTCCGCACCTGTCCTTCTTGCTACTCAGAAACCGAAATGATGCAGGTTTTTCCTTTATTCCAAAGCAACAGATAGTAGGGTCTCCTATTATTTCTATGAAAAGATTCAGAATTTTTATACAGATTTTAGATGCTATTATAAGAAACTGCCACCAGATGGCACACATGTCAGTGTTGTTTGAATGCTCAAAGCTAAGGATTTGTTTTGTAATTGTGTCATTTCTAAGAGACGGCTTATGGGTTCCTAGGGGGGGGAGTACCTTCAATTCGAAAGTGAGACCAAGCTCtataaaataatataatcaaTGAACGAACTTCCTAGTTCCGGATAAAATGTTTGCACCCAAGCGTTGAAAGAACAGCACCTCTACCTATGAAGAAACAGAGCACGATAAATGATGATGGTCTACCAAAGCGTTCTCTACTTTCCGTCTAAGTAGAATCGTCCTCGTGAATCACCTGACGTATTAGCTCAGAGTTTTAAACTTGCTCTCTTCTCTCCCTTACCTCCGTCTATGTGACATGATTATAATCACCTCCCACAGAGAAGTCGCTTGTTTCCCAATGGCACAACGAAACAAAGCAAcgtgtatgttgttgttgtttttaggcaccattgagtccgttccaatTCATATCAGACCAatgcacaacagagccaaacGCTGCCCAGCCTCCGCCAGCCTCGCAATGGTTCCTTATtcctgaacccattgctgcagcgactgtgtccatccacctcgctgaggtcttcctctttttctctgcccctctactttaccaagcatgtcgtcctccggggactggtctctcctgacaacatgtccaaaatatgtaagatgaaaccTGCCATCCTTGCCCTAATGAGCacgctggccatacttcttccaagaataaTGTGTATAATATACAAGAGTATATAATTGCCAAAAAGGTTACATGTGTATCAAGGTGTATATAAGATAAAAATTCCATACAGACTCCTGAGCACTCATTATTTAAGTCACTCTAGAAGGCAATAAACAAACATTAGATCCTCCAATTCCTGCAGGGGAATTCTCTTCTTAGCAATCTGGTCAATTAATTCCAGCAACGACAAcaaaaaaaatactttaaaaagaatTTATGGGTGGCCCATGTGGTGCTGTTGATCAAATCTTGTCTGTGGTCCTTTTGGAAGCGCTTAGTAGAGGCCGTGGAAACACATTTAGAGTCCCCTACCAAAGCTGACCGCTTACCGCTGCCTGTTTGCACCCTCTTGGGGACGCATCGGCCTGCTAACTGCACAGTGTGCGGTGTGCGGGGTTTAATCCCAGAGGCCTCTCTGAGGAGGAAAGGGGAATCCTCCGCTCCCACAAAGAtcagcagcctgggaaaccctctgaGAGGGTCACTCTGAACTGGAATCACCTCAGGGGGCGTGGTTTTGCTGTTCTCAACTTAGTCGCACCATTAAAACTTGTCTGAAATGTAGTTGCTTGAAGAGGACTAAGAAAGTGGAGGGAAAGCAAGACAAAGGGGATGGAGAGGAGAAATCAAGTCTTGTATAGAGAACTAGGTACAAAGTGGCTCTAAAAACAAACGCACTGCTGtctagtcgatgccaactcatagcgaccctagaggacagagcagaactgcccctgcgatttccaagactaactctacgatgggagtagacagcctcttctttcccctgatAAAGCGTACACACTTAAACAGCAACTTACCGGTTTCTCCTGTCTCTTGGTTCCAAGGTGAGGGAACATCAGTTGGAAGGATCCGTGCTAAAGAAGTGTTTGAATTGTAGTAAGAGGATGTTGGCAACAAGGAAGTAGGAAAAACTGTTCCATCCTCCTTTTCGGGTACATCAAGAGACATCTTCGAATCAGCACTCCCAGGAGATAATGATGAGAAATAGGGATCTTCCACTAAAGACATGTAAGAATGTACACGAAAACCACCATAGCCGGTCTGCTTGGCATCCAAGGCACTGGGTGTTTGATGCCTGTGGTCACGTGGCAGTGAAGAATTCAGTTCGGCTGAAGAAGCATGCATCAAACGAGAATTATGCAGCTGAGATTGCACATGAGAAAAATTGTCGTTGATGTCCCACTCTGTCGTTTCTCTCTGCTCTACCAGTTCAAAGGGGGTTGATTTGGTCCTTACAATAGGCTGCTTTGAATTAAAATGTCTTTCTGCCACACTTGCTGATTTTGAATGAGCGCTCGCCCCAAACACAATGGAGCTCAAGCTCTGATATTTCTGAAGAGGTTCCCCAACCATGGTTCCGCCTGCAGTTTGGTTACAACCACAATTTAGCTCCAAAAAGTCCAAAGAAGATTGCTTGGTAGGGGACAAAAGGAGGCCGTCCCTTTCGCTGAGCTCCGGGGTCCTCCAGTCCCAGGAAGAAGCCCCCGCTCTCCCCAGCTTCGTCCTTGGGCTCTTCTGCTGGTTCAGCCTCGTGGAGCTGAGACAGAAAGAGGCGTGAGGAGAGGAGCGTCTGCGGAGGCCTCTGCCAGGACACGTGCACCAGCCTCCGAAGCAGCAGATTCATTTCGCAGGCACAGGCAGACCACATTTCGGTCATGCATGAAATGGTACTCACCTTTCTGGTAAGCTCCGGTGAGCATAACGTTCTGCTCCTAGAGGGGAATTTGGCTCAGAGGCGGAATACCTGGCTCGACGCTTCAAGAGAGAGGAATGAGAGATtcatggttttagagcaatgccaGGGAGAGATTtgcggggagaaggggaaaaccAGCCCTACAATCTTTTTtaactgctgctgctggtggtgcccGGGGGTGACGTCAAATGTCCGCTGGTCCTCAGTGGCAGGGCCTGGCAGGTCATCGGTAATGGGGGCTCACTCATTACCTATGGTGAGAGGTAACTCATCACGAGGCCCCTCACCTGCCAATGGGGTGCGAGGGAGGTCTGGGCCACAGGCAGTCGCCCTGTGGTAGAGAAGAGGGTCTCTGCTTTCACCtttgggagagagggggaggctaTAGTGGCGCACTGGGAGAGGCAGGGCCGCTGGGCACAGCCCTTGGTCCTGCCGTGGCCAAGCGGCGGAGCAGGTCGGGGTGACACCAACCTGGAATGTGGGAACACATCGTGAGTTACTGCCCTGGGTGACGCCAACCCTCCAGACGCCCCTGACCGGGCATTTGCTCACTTACCTGCTTTTATCATTGCTATTGGGAAGTCGAGAATTAAGTTTTCAG
Proteins encoded in this window:
- the PTPN22 gene encoding tyrosine-protein phosphatase non-receptor type 22 isoform X1 codes for the protein MDQREILHKFLHEAQNKKIKKEEFASEFLKLKKQSTKYKTDKIYPTTVAERPKNIKKNRYKDILPYDHSLVELSLMTGEEDSSYINANFIKGVYGPKAYIATQGPLPTTLLDFWRMIWEHSVLVIVMACMEFEMGKKKCERYWTEPRQEHLQVGPFSISCEAEKRKSDYVIRTLKAKFNNETRTIYQFHYKNWPDHDVPSSIDTILELVGDVRRYQEDDRVPLCIHCSAGCGRTGVLCAIDYTWMLLKDEIMPANFNVFSLVQEMRTQRPSFVQTQEQYELVYSAVLELFKRQADVFRNKHSGAERRARYSASEPNSPLGAERYAHRSLPESSTRLNQQKSPRTKLGRAGASSWDWRTPELSERDGLLLSPTKQSSLDFLELNCGCNQTAGGTMVGEPLQKYQSLSSIVFGASAHSKSASVAERHFNSKQPIVRTKSTPFELVEQRETTEWDINDNFSHVQSQLHNSRLMHASSAELNSSLPRDHRHQTPSALDAKQTGYGGFRVHSYMSLVEDPYFSSLSPGSADSKMSLDVPEKEDGTVFPTSLLPTSSYYNSNTSLARILPTDVPSPWNQETGETARSPKADDEIPPPLPERTPESFIVVEEAGEFPLSTPNPLSSVLSVKMEPSPEWSRTSESQEFDDSVRLRPSQSVKLHSTNTDLPHDRPSPPPPLPERTLESFVLADDDCLQAQAVETYSTSFHDTTENSTSSKEMLKTPGKNFTRSKSLKILRNMKKNVCNSSPSSKPAESVQSNNSSFFLNFGFGKRFSKPKGPRKPPSTWNI
- the PTPN22 gene encoding tyrosine-protein phosphatase non-receptor type 22 isoform X2 encodes the protein MDQREILHKFLHEAQNKKIKKEEFASEFLKLKKQSTKYKTDKIYPTTVAERPKNIKKNRYKDILPYDHSLVELSLMTGEEDSSYINANFIKGVYGPKAYIATQGPLPTTLLDFWRMIWEHSVLVIVMACMEFEMGKEAEKRKSDYVIRTLKAKFNNETRTIYQFHYKNWPDHDVPSSIDTILELVGDVRRYQEDDRVPLCIHCSAGCGRTGVLCAIDYTWMLLKDEIMPANFNVFSLVQEMRTQRPSFVQTQEQYELVYSAVLELFKRQADVFRNKHSGAERRARYSASEPNSPLGAERYAHRSLPESSTRLNQQKSPRTKLGRAGASSWDWRTPELSERDGLLLSPTKQSSLDFLELNCGCNQTAGGTMVGEPLQKYQSLSSIVFGASAHSKSASVAERHFNSKQPIVRTKSTPFELVEQRETTEWDINDNFSHVQSQLHNSRLMHASSAELNSSLPRDHRHQTPSALDAKQTGYGGFRVHSYMSLVEDPYFSSLSPGSADSKMSLDVPEKEDGTVFPTSLLPTSSYYNSNTSLARILPTDVPSPWNQETGETARSPKADDEIPPPLPERTPESFIVVEEAGEFPLSTPNPLSSVLSVKMEPSPEWSRTSESQEFDDSVRLRPSQSVKLHSTNTDLPHDRPSPPPPLPERTLESFVLADDDCLQAQAVETYSTSFHDTTENSTSSKEMLKTPGKNFTRSKSLKILRNMKKNVCNSSPSSKPAESVQSNNSSFFLNFGFGKRFSKPKGPRKPPSTWNI
- the PTPN22 gene encoding tyrosine-protein phosphatase non-receptor type 22 isoform X4, which gives rise to MDQREILHKFLHEAQNKKIKKEEFASEFLKLKKQSTKYKTDKIYPTTVAERPKNIKKNRYKDILPYDHSLVELSLMTGEEDSSYINANFIKGVYGPKAYIATQGPLPTTLLDFWRMIWEHSVLVIVMACMEFEMGKKKCERYWTEPRQEHLQVGPFSISCEAEKRKSDYVIRTLKAKFNNETRTIYQFHYKNWPDHDVPSSIDTILELVGDVRRYQEDDRVPLCIHCSAGCGRTGVLCAIDYTWMLLKDERRARYSASEPNSPLGAERYAHRSLPESSTRLNQQKSPRTKLGRAGASSWDWRTPELSERDGLLLSPTKQSSLDFLELNCGCNQTAGGTMVGEPLQKYQSLSSIVFGASAHSKSASVAERHFNSKQPIVRTKSTPFELVEQRETTEWDINDNFSHVQSQLHNSRLMHASSAELNSSLPRDHRHQTPSALDAKQTGYGGFRVHSYMSLVEDPYFSSLSPGSADSKMSLDVPEKEDGTVFPTSLLPTSSYYNSNTSLARILPTDVPSPWNQETGETARSPKADDEIPPPLPERTPESFIVVEEAGEFPLSTPNPLSSVLSVKMEPSPEWSRTSESQEFDDSVRLRPSQSVKLHSTNTDLPHDRPSPPPPLPERTLESFVLADDDCLQAQAVETYSTSFHDTTENSTSSKEMLKTPGKNFTRSKSLKILRNMKKNVCNSSPSSKPAESVQSNNSSFFLNFGFGKRFSKPKGPRKPPSTWNI